Genomic segment of Triticum aestivum cultivar Chinese Spring chromosome 6A, IWGSC CS RefSeq v2.1, whole genome shotgun sequence:
GTGACCGACCCCACGTGCGAGAGCAGGAACGTCTTGCCTGTGCTCCAACAGTTCTATGTCCCCCGCGACGAGAACTTCAACCACGTCAAGAAAGCCGACTTCACGGCCTACCTCATCAAGGCCATCTCCGGCGGcatcctccccctcctccgccAGCAGTTCGACTCCGTCTCGCCGCGCGAGTTCGACGACTTTGAGGACATGTACAAGCTCTACGAAGGCGGGCTTAAGATCCCCGACATCCCCGCCCTGGACGAGCTGTTCAAATCGTTCCCGCCGCTGAGGAGCATCATGCCGGCCGGCGGGGACTTCCTCCTCAAGATGCCCATGCCGCATGTCATCAAGGAGGACAAGCTCGCGTGGCGGACGGACGAGGAGTTCGCCCGGGAGATGCTCGCCGGCCTCAACCCACACATCATCACCCGCCTGAACGTGTTCCCTCCAAGGAGCACGCTTGAGGGGTACGGCGACCAGACGAGCAAGATCACGGTGGAGCACATCCAACACAACCTCGGCAAGCTCAATGTTGACAAGGCAATCGACGCCAAGAGGCTCTTCATCCTAGACCACCACGACAACTTCATGCCTCACCTGCTAAAGATCAACAGCCTCCCAAACACATTCGTCTACGCCACCAGGACGCTGCTCTTCCTGCAAGACGACGGCACTCTCAAGCCAATCGCCATCGAGCTCAGCATGCCACTACTTAACGACCTCGGCACCAAAGTGGTCGGCGCGGACAGCAAGGTCTACACGCCCCCCTCCAGTGGCTCGGAGTCGGAGAGGGCTGTCCAGGACACCATCTGGCAGCTGGCCAAGGCCTACGCCGCCGTGAACGATTCCGCGTGGCACGGCCTCATCAGCCACTGGCTCCATACGCACGCCGTCATCGAGCCATTCGTGATCGCCACCAACCGGCAGCTCAGCGTCACGCACCCCATCCACAAGCTCCTGCAGCCACactaccgcgacaccatgaccatCAACGCCCTGGCACGCCAGGTCCTCATCAGCGCCGGTGGCTTCTTCGAGATGACCGTCTGTCCAGGTGAGCACGCACTGAGAATCTCCTCTGAAGTCTATAGGAACTGGAACTTCACCGAGCAGGCACTGCCGGTAGACCtgatcaagaggggtgtggcgAAGGAGGACACGGAGAGCCCGTGCGGAGTGTCGCTGCACATCAAGGACTATCCGTACGCGGTGGATGGGTTGGCCGTCTGGTCGGCCATCGAGACTTGGGTTGACGAGTACTGCAGGATCTACTATCCCTGTGATGACGTGCTTCGGTCCGACGTCGAGCTACAGGCATGGTGGAAGGAGGTGCGTGAGGTCGGCCATGGCGACATCAAAGACCAGCCCTGGTGGCCCAAGATGACAACCTTGAACGAGCTCGTCAGGTCATGCGCCACCATCATCTGGATCGCCTCTGCGTTGCATGCCGCCGTCAACTTTGGCCAGTACTCGTACGCCGGCTACCTCCCCAACCGTCCGACGGTGAGCCGACGGCAGATGCCGGAGCCGGGCACCAAGGAGTACAAGGAGGTGGAGACTGACCCAGACCTGGCCTTCATCCACACCATCACGAGCCAGCTCCAAAGCATCATTGGAGTGTCCGTGATCGAGGTCCTGTCCAACCACTCCTCCGACGAAGTCTACCTGGGGCAGCGCGATGAGCCAAAGTGGACATCAGATATCAAGGCGAAAAAGGCGTTCGAGGACTTCAGCCAGAAGTTGATCGACATCGAGAAGAGAATCATGAACATGAACGCGAATCGTCAACTCAAGAACCGGAATGGGCCAGCAAAATTCCCCTACATGCTGCTCTACCCCAACACATCTGACATCGATGGTGAGAGCGCCACCGGGATCACGGCCAAGGGCATCCCCAACAGCATCTCCATCTGATCGATGTTATGACATTATGTTATTGTTGTATATTTCCCATTGCAAATAAGGAACGCTGCATGTGCACGTTCATGTGTGGCCAGAAGCGTGCTCGTTCACGTTGCGGCGAGTTGTGTTTATTTTCCTGTTGATGAAGTAGTTTTGGCCGCAATGCAAAGCCCGTGGGATGGCATGGATGAAGGGTTGTGGTAGGCCAGTGTGTTGAGCTGGACCGTATATATGTTGAATAAAGCAAGCGAGCGTCTATTTGCCTATCTACTGATTTTGAATTTGACATTAGTCAGATTTTCTTCATAACGACACATGTTGATGATTTAGCTGATGTCAACCACTTTTTCCTCTGAAGTTTATCGTTTTGTCTCTTCTCTCTGTTTTTAGATGTTTTCATTTTTGCTCCTACAAGGCAAAATATTTGTTCGTGGCAACCATaatttttgttcattttttctCTTTAGATGGTAACTTTTGCTCATATTACTTCCCTTCTTCGGTTCAGCACCGCTTTGTTCATGGTATTATGATTTTCTGTGTGATATTGTGTCCATGCTAGTTGTTTCTTGCTCTATAAATTTTGTTCACGACTGTGATGAATTTGGTTCaaattaatttttttaaatcaATCTTGGCACATGCCCAATTTATGCAGCGAGTTTTAATGCAGCTCCTCCCATGTAGGAACAAAGATGTACATATGTGGGAACCCTAGCTCCCGCGACGTGCGCGTCACGGGACGTAAACCTAGCCGTCGCCACCGGGGATCCCCCTCCCTTCGGGGCTAAGTAAAACAGATAGTTCGTACTTTGGATACGGCTCGGCGTATCACTACCAGAATTTACCCAATTGTCGAcggccaaatctatgccgacggcccccgttgGCATCGACGGATCTATCCCGACGGCCCAGGCCAGGCCGTCGGCGTAGGAAAGCCGTCGGCATACATCcacctatgccgacgggggccgtcggcacaGAAGGGCCGTCGACATCCCAATAAATATGCCTACGGCGACCGTCGGCATAGAGGATGCCTTCGGCATATTTGTGGGCCCGACTGCCCGGGCGGTGATATCCTTTGACGGCGTGAAGCCTACGCCGACGGGGCCtaacggtggccgtcggcatatctgccacgtcatcgatccgcgtgaTCTGCCATGTCAACGATCCGAAACGCTCACCAGTCCGTGGGGTGGCATATCTATGCCGACagccttgccgtcggcataggctTGGCCCATGGACGGTGCCACGTCATCAATCCGCGCCatacgccacgtcatcgatccatggCTCTACCCTTCTGTGGCTgtagctatgccgacggcatagccgtaggcatagatttctaatatttttttcatattttatttgttttccctttttcctttttatttttttccaaaataaTTNNNNNNNNNNNNNNNNNNNNNNNNNNNNNNNNNNNNNNNNNNNNNNNNNNNNNNNNNNNNNNNNNNNNNNNNNNNNNNNNNNNNNNNNNNNNNNNNNNNNNNNNNNNNNNNNNNNNNNNNNNNNNNNNNNNNNNNNNNNNNNNNNNNNNNNNNNNNNNNNNNNNNNNNNNNNNNNNNNNNNNNNNNNNNNNNNNNNNNNNNNNNNNNNNNNNNNNNNNNNNNNNNNNNNNNNNNNNNNNNNNNNNNNNNNNNNNNNNNNNNNNNNNNNNNNNNNNNNNNNNNNNNNNNNNNNNNNNNNNNNNNNNNNNNNNNNNNNNNNNNNNNNNNNNNNNNNNNNNNNNNNNNNNNNNNNNNNNNNNNNNNNNNNNNNNNNNNNNNNNNNNNNNNNNNNNNNNNNNNNNNNNNNNNNNNNNNNNNNNNNNNNNNNNNNNNNNNNNNNNNNNNNNNNNNNNNNNNNNNNNNNNNNNNNNNNNNNNNNNNNNNNNNNNNNNNNNNNNNNNNNNNNNNNNNNNNNNNNNNNNNNNNNNNNNNNNNNNNNNNNNNNNNNNNNNNNNNNNNNNNNNNNNNNNNNNNNNNNNNNNNNNNNNNNNNNNNNNNNNNNNNNNNNNNNNNNNNNNNNNNNNNNNNNNNNNNNNNNNNNNNNNNNNNNNNNNNNNNNNNNNNNNNNNNNNNNNNNNNNNNNNNNNNNNNNNNNNNNNNNNNNNNNNNNNNNNNNNNNNNNNNNNNNNNNNNNNNNNNNNNNNNNNNNNNNNNNNNNNNNNNNNNNNNNNNNNNNNNNNNNNNNNNNNNNNNNNNNNNNNNNNNNNNNNNNNNNNNNNNNNNNNNNNNNNNNNNNNNNNNNNNNNNNNNNNNNNNNNNNNNNNNNNNNNNNNNNNNNNNNNNNNNNNNNNNNNNNNNNNNNNNNNNNNNNNNNNNNNNNNNNNNNNNNNNNNNNNNNNNNNNNNNNNNNNNNNNNNNNNNNNNNNNNNNNNNNNNNNNNNNNNNNNNNNNNNNNNNNNNNNNNNNNNNNNNNNNNNNNNNNNNNNNNNNNNNNNNNNNNNNNNNNNNNNNNNNNNNNNNNNNNNNNNNNNNNNNNNNNNNNNNNNNNNNNNNNNNNNNNNNNNNNNNNNNNNNNNNNNNNNNNNNNNNNNNNNNNNNNNNNNNNNNNNNNNNNNNNNNNNNNNNNNNNNNNNNNNNNNNNNNNNNNNNNNNNNNNNNNNNNNNNNNNNNNNNNNNNNNNNNNNNNNNNNNNNNNNNNNNNNNNNNNNNNNNNNNNNNNNNNNNNNNNNNNNNNNNNNNNNNNNNNNNNNNNNNNNNNNNNNNNNNNNNNNNNNNNNNNNNNNNNNNNNNNNNNNNNNNNNNNNNNNNNNNNNNNNNNNNNNNNNNNNNNNNNNNNNNNNNNNNNNNNNNNNNNNNNNNNNNNNNNNNNNNNNNNNNNNNNNNNNNNNNNNNNNNNNNNNNNNNNNNNNNNNNNNNNNNNNNNNNNNNNNNNNNNNNNNNNNNNNNNNNNNNNNNNNNNNNNNNNNNNNNNNNNNNNNNNNNNNNNNNCGACACACGGCTCCTGGGTGTTCCCCCCTCACGGGCGACGCTGCCACCGTGTCACGGAGGGAGGAAACGGCCACGTCGGGCCGACACGGAGGGAATCTTAGGGTGGGTTGGGCCGGGACGGTGTTGGGGGGTCTAGCTATGGGCTGGGCTATGAAaaccaggtgaaaaggtccaccaGTCAAAccccgtccggcgaaagtcaaagggctagacccagcggtcgtctgtgtcagggttagacgggacggggtacctggggggtagcaatgccgccaggcgTTGCGGTtggccctcctacggttgtggaagcATGGTGGCAGGCGCAGACACCCGGCACGCGGCTCCGGGGAGTGCCCCCCTCACGGTTGAGGTCCCAGTGCGATGCTCCGGtgccattgctacccccagggcccccgtcccacctaaacctatagcgtttgaccacgggatctagccctttgactttgcacagaggggctttgagcagtggacctctccacccggttgtgttaggtcagcccataggaacactttggagcaacatccgggccagacccacagcaagaccccctccgtgtagacccgacgcgtccgtttcccccctccaggtgccggcggcgccgccgtccgcgaggggggcacaccccggagacgtgtgccgggcgtttgcacccgccacaacacttccagacttgtgagaggccgcctacgcaagatttggtgccatgctagcccccggaggccgccggccacagtcgtagacacgcgaagagcaatccgcgtagagggaagtgtttagatacttctccatcatgaaaaattatgaaaaattaccatcagtcctatagcacatgtgctcacgtagtgtaaaaaactcatgattttatcgcgctccgagtatttaataatattcacgccgcatcgttaccgcagaacgtctactaccgtgtcatcgccgtccgtgaggggggcacaccccggagacgcgtgccgcctcttcggacatgccaccacaccaccccgcatgcatgatgtcccggtgcgacgctccggtggcattgctacccccagggcccccgtcccgcctaaccctatagcgtttgaccacgggatctagccctttgactttgcacgaacgggctttgagcagtggacctctccacccggttgtgttaggtcagcccataggaacactttggagcaacatccgggccgaacccacagcaagatcccctccgtgtagacccgacgcgtccgtttcccccctccaggtgcacGGCCACGTCGGGCTGACACGGAGTGTATCTTTGGGTGGGTTGGGCCGGGATGGTGTTGGGGGGTGCATCTATGGGCTAGGCTACGACAACCAGGTGAAAGGGTCCACCGGTCAGACCCATTCCGGCggaagtcaaagagctagatccggCAGTCGTttgtgtcagggttagacgggacggggtaccggaggggggggggggtagcaatgccaccaggtGTTGAAGTGGGCCCTCCTATGCTTGtggaagcatgggggcatgctcaggcacccgacacgcggcttcggggtgtgcccccctcacgggcgtCACTGCCGCCATGTCTCGCTCCCATACCCGCGACCAGGCCACGGCCTTGGCAAACGAagctgctcgatcgagttcggcgcctcccctcccctcccctgtgtGTGgtttcgggagaggagagggccgagcggtctaaaaaataaaaaatctacatgtaattataatacataaaaaaataaaaaaggaaaaatataactataaaaaaaatgaaaaatctatatgaaataaaaAAGGATAGATATAACTATAAGAAAACATTGAAAAATTTATATAAAAtaagaaaagtaaaaataaaaatatgcCAATGGCCAGGCCATCGGCATAGGCTCACCTTATCCACTCCTCCCGGTCACTGACTTGTGGACccagcctatgccgacggccaggccgtcggcataggggtgaCCTTATCCACTCGCTCATCCTCCTCCACCCATTCCCTCTTTGTCTCTCACCCCGACCCCAACCTCTCTCTCGACCCCAACCCCGCCGTCCACCACCTCCACTGTCGCCGCCCGCGCCGCACCAAcccagcgccgccccgccccgagcccgccgccgcccgcgcctccccaNNNNNNNNNNNNNNNNNNNNNNNNNNNNNNNNNNNNNNNNNNNNNNNNNNNNNNNNNNNNNNNNNNNNNNNNNNNNNNNNNNNNNNNNNNNNNNNNNNNNNNNNNNNNNNNNNNNNNNNNNNNNNNNNNNNNNNNNNNNNNNNNNNNNNNNNNNNNNNNNNNNNNNNNNNNNNNNNNNNNNNNNNNNNNNNNNNNNNNNNNNNNNNNNNNNNNNNNNNNNNNNNNNNNNNNNNNNNNNNNNNNNNNNNNNNNNNNNNNNNNNNNNNNNNNNNNNNNNNNNNNNNNNNNNNNNNNNNNNNNNNNNNNNNNNNNNNNNNNNNNNNNNNNNNNNNNNNNNNNNNNNNNNNNNNNNNNNNNNNNNNNNNNNNNNNNNNNNNNNNNNNNNNNNNNNNNNNNNNNNNNNNNNNNNNNNNNNNNNNNNNNNNNNNNNNNNNNNNNNNNNNNNNNNNNNNNNNNNNNNNNNNNNNNNNNNNNNNNNNNNNNNNNNNNNNNNNNNNNNNNNNNNNNNNNNNNNNNNNNNNNNNNNNNNNNNNNNNNNNNNNNNNNNNNNNNNNNNNNNNNNNNNNNNNNNNNNNNNNNNNNNNNNNNNNNNNNNNNNNNNNNNNNNNNNNNNNNNNNNNNNNNNNNNNNNNNNNNNNNNNNNNNNNNNNNNNNNNNNNNNNNNNNNNNNNNNNNNNNNNNNNNNNNNNNNNNNNNNNNNNNNNNNNNNNNNNNNNNNNNNNNNNNNNNNNNNNNNNNNNNNNNNNNNNNNNNNNNNNNNNNNNNNNNNNNgaccccgcgcctccccgccccgACTCCGGCCAGCCCTCTCGAAGgtgatttttttgtattttttagtgTTTTTAGTAATTTTGTAGCTAGTTAGATAGGTATTTAGGTAGGTATTTAGATAGGTATTTATATAGTTACATACATAGTTAGATAGATAGTTAGATAGGTAGATAGTTAGATAGATAGTTATAGGTAGTAAAAAAAATTGGTTAGATGAGATGCTATATGTTGCATATCTTGAAAAAAATTGGTGacgatgatgaatatgtgatgacgatgatgaatataGGTAGTAAAAAAATTTGGTTAGACAAAtaggtgataatgatgatgatgaatatgtgatgatgatgatgaatatattgttaatgttgttagtttttttgcctacatgatgcaaaaataaatgaatgcatgtttaaatgttttaaatatgctctatgagttgtgatgttctaattttttgtcgcgatggaatttgcaggctttgtggttTCGCATTTCATCGGAGTGACCGTTGTCATACGCGTTGGCCCCCCTGAGCATCCCTCtgctgttcgactacttcctctacagccgagggtgagctacaagtccatctcctccaATTTTTGatatcactagatttcattctcaagtcaactgacgtaacctaggcgtctcccgtccgaaagggttgcatcgataaatatgcattcaat
This window contains:
- the LOC123132351 gene encoding putative linoleate 9S-lipoxygenase 3 — protein: MFGWMTPPQLKGKVVLMRRNLLDLNHWQQPLSHDTWDEVTTKGVTCQLISSTVADPNDESGTRGLLGEEERVEHWVLHLPPINHGDTTYDVTFDWDVKKQGIPGAVIVRNYHATQFLLKTITIDDVPGHAGPIVFVANSWVYNTNKYHYDRVFFTNDTYLPSEMPMLLQPFREDELRILRGDDPRQKNGAYEEHDRVYRYDLYNDLGDPDHKNPRPTLGGPDSLYPYPRRGRTGRKPMVTDPTCESRNVLPVLQQFYVPRDENFNHVKKADFTAYLIKAISGGILPLLRQQFDSVSPREFDDFEDMYKLYEGGLKIPDIPALDELFKSFPPLRSIMPAGGDFLLKMPMPHVIKEDKLAWRTDEEFAREMLAGLNPHIITRLNVFPPRSTLEGYGDQTSKITVEHIQHNLGKLNVDKAIDAKRLFILDHHDNFMPHLLKINSLPNTFVYATRTLLFLQDDGTLKPIAIELSMPLLNDLGTKVVGADSKVYTPPSSGSESERAVQDTIWQLAKAYAAVNDSAWHGLISHWLHTHAVIEPFVIATNRQLSVTHPIHKLLQPHYRDTMTINALARQVLISAGGFFEMTVCPGEHALRISSEVYRNWNFTEQALPVDLIKRGVAKEDTESPCGVSLHIKDYPYAVDGLAVWSAIETWVDEYCRIYYPCDDVLRSDVELQAWWKEVREVGHGDIKDQPWWPKMTTLNELVRSCATIIWIASALHAAVNFGQYSYAGYLPNRPTVSRRQMPEPGTKEYKEVETDPDLAFIHTITSQLQSIIGVSVIEVLSNHSSDEVYLGQRDEPKWTSDIKAKKAFEDFSQKLIDIEKRIMNMNANRQLKNRNGPAKFPYMLLYPNTSDIDGESATGITAKGIPNSISI